GCCGTGCCCGCCGACCAGCGCGGCGCCTTCGCCTACCAGCCCGACCCGTCCGCCGGCGCCCTCGCGCCCAACGCCCTCGCCACCGCCCAGGCCTCGCTCGCGGCGGCCGGCGGGTGGCTGCCCGTCGCCGCCGGCGTCCGCAGCGACGCCGCGCCCAAGCCGCTGCCGTGCCCGGACGGCGCACCCGCCGCGCCGGTCGCCCGGGCCGACTCGGCGGAGGCCGTCGGGGCGTACCTGACCGCCCAGCTCGCCGCGGGCGGCAACCACCTCACCCTCACCACTCCCGGCGCCGCGCCCACCCCCGACTACACCGCCACCGCCTGGGCCGCCCTCGGCCTCACCCAGAGCGGCCACCCGCAGCAGGCTGCCGGCGCCCTCGACTGGCTCGGCCAGAACGGCGCGACGTGGACGAAGGGCGGCACCGACGCGGGCGCCACCGCGACGCTCCTGCTCGTCACCCAGGCCGCCCAGCGCGACACCTCCGCCCTGGTCGGCCAGCTGACCGCGCTGGGCCCGGCGCCGAAGGCCGCCGTCTCCCCGAGCGCCGGCCCCACCTCCGAGAAGGCCGAGGACGACGGCATCGGCCAGTACTGGCTCATCGCCGTCGGCCTGCTCATCGGCATCGGCGGCGGCCTCGTCCTCAGCCTCCAGCGCAAGCGCGGCGCCAAGCTGTGACGTTGACCAATCGCTCCGCCGCGAGGAGGCGGCGCGGAGCCCTCCTCGCCGCCCTCCTCGGGGTGATGCTGGTCGCCGCCTCCGCCGTTCCCGCGGAGGCGGCGGGGTACCGGTACTGGTCGTTCTGGAAGGGGGACGGCAGTGGCGGGTGGGCGTATCAGCAGCAGGGGCCCGCGGTGTACGTGCCGGCGGACGGGGGTGTGGAAGGGTGGCGGTTCGCCGTCAGCTCTGACGGCGGGCGGGATGCCGCGCGGCCTCGCGCGGGTGGCGACTTCGCCTCCGTGTGCGCGGGCACGCCTCCGCAGGAGGGCCGTAAGCGGGTGGCCGTCGTACTGGACTTCGGCACGGCCGCCGACGCCGGCTCCGCCGAGCAGCCGCCCGAGCAGCGCACCGCGTGTGCCGCCGTGCCCGTGAGCGCCACCTCCGCCGAGGTGCTGGCCGCCGTCGCGCCGCCGTTGCGGTACGACTCCAACGGCCTGCTCTGCGCCATCACCGGCTATCCGAAGGCCGGTTGCGCCGACCAACTCGGCGCCGGCGCACAGCCCGGCGGCTCGGCCTCGTCCGGCGGCCCCGACTCCAGCGGCCCCGACCTCGGTCTGATCGCCGGCGGCGTCCTCGTCGCCGCCCTCGCCGCCGGTGCCGTCCGGCAGGCGCGCCGCCGTCACCGATGAGGTCCGTCACCATGCATGCTTCCCGCCAAGTCCACCCCGGGGCCTGGTGGTTGTGGGCGCTCGGGCTGGGCGCCGCCGCCACCCGCACCACCAATCCGGCGATCCTGCTGCTGCTCGCCGCCGTCGCCGGCTACGTGGTGGCGGCCCGGCGCGGCGACGCACCCTGGTCCCGGTCGTACGGCGCGTTCCTGCGGCTCGGACTCCTCGTCCTCGGTGTCCGGCTGCTGTTCGCCGTGCTGCTCGGCTCGCCGATCCCCGGCACGCACGTGCTGTTCACGCTCCCCGAAGTGCCGCTCCCGGCCTGGGCCCAGGGCGTGCGGGTCGGCGGCCGCGTCACCGCCGAGGGCCTGCTCGCCGCGCTGTACGACGGGCTGCGCCTGGCGACCCTGCTCGTCTGCGTCGGCGCCGCGAACGCGCTCGCCAGCCCGGCCCGCCTCCTGCGCACCCTGCCCGGCGCGCTCTACGAGGCGGGCGTGGCGGTCGTCGTGGCGATGACCTTCGCGCCGAACCTGGTCGCCGACGTGCGGCGGCTGCGTGCCGCCCGCCGGCTGCGCGGCCGGACGGACAAGGGGATCGCCGCCCTGCTGAGCGTCGGACTGCCCGTCCTGGAGGGGGCGTTGGAGCGTTCGGTGGCGCTGGCCGCCGCGATGGACACCCGCGGGTTCGGCCGCACCGCCGACGTCCCGCCCCGCCTCGCCCGGGCGACGGCCGCGCTCACCCTGGCCGGCCTGCTCGGGGTCTGCCTGGCCGCGTACGGGCTGCTGAGCGCCGACGGAGGCGGCTGGGCACTCCCCATCCTGCTGCTCGGCCTGGCCGCCGCCTTCACCGGACTGCTGCTCGGTAGTCGACGGTCCGTCAGAACCCGCTACCGGCCCGATCCCTGGACGCTCCCCGAGTGGCTCACCGCCGGATCGGGCGCCACCGTCGCGGCCCTCACCGTCTACCTCTCCACCCGCGACCCGGCCGCCTTCGCCCCGACCGTCGTCCCGCCGACCGTCCCCGTGCTGCCGCTGGCCGCCGCCGCGACCGTACTCCTCGGCCTGGTACCGGCGTTCGCCACCCCGACCCCGCCCCGGAGGGCTTCGTGATCACCTTCGAGCAGGTCTCCGTCCAGTACACGGACGCCGCCGCCCCTGCCCTCTCCGGCGTCGACCTGACCGTCCCCGAGGGTGAACTCTGCCTGCTGGTGGGCCCGTCGGGCTCCGGCAAGTCCACCCTGCTCGGGACCGTCAGCGGGCTCGTCCCGCACTTCACCGGCGGCACCCTGCACGGCCGGGTCACCGTCGGCGGCCGGGACACCCGCGAACACCGCCCGCGCGAACTCGCCGACCTGGTCGGCACGGTGGGCCAGGACCCGCTCGCGCACTTCGTCACCGACACCGTCGAGGACGAACTCGCCTACGGCATGGAGTCCTTGGGCCTGCCCGCGGACGTCATGCGGCGCCGCGTCGAGGAGACGCTCGACCTGCTCGGCCTCGCCGAGCTGCGCGACCGCTCCCTCACCTCCCTCTCCGGCGGCCAGCAGCAGCGCGTCGCGATCGGCTCGGTGCTCACCGTCCACCCGCGCGTGCTGGTCCTCGACGAGCCGACCTCGGCGCTCGACCCGGGCGCCGCCGAGGAGGTGCTGGCCGTGCTCCAGCGGCTGGTGCACGACCTCGGCACCACCGTCCTGATGGCCGAGCACCGGCTGGAGCGCGTCGTCCAGTACGCCGACCAGGTGCTGCTGCTCGCCCCGGGCGCCGCGCCCGTCCTCGGCGAGCCGGCCGAGGTGATGGCGCACTCGCCGGTGCACCCGCCGGTGGTCGGCCTCGGACGGCTGGCGGGCTGGCGGCCGCTGCCGCTGTCCGTGCGCGACGCCCGCCGCAAGGCTGCCTCCCTCCGGGAGAAGCTCGACGGCCACCGACCGGCGGCCGCGCCCGCCTTGGCTGGGGACCCGATCGCCGTCGCCGAGCGGCTGGCCGTCCGGCGCGGCCCCGTCCACGCCCTGCGCGGGGTGGATCTCGCGCTGCGCCCCGGCGAGATCACCGCGCTGATGGGCCGCAACGGCGCCGGCAAGTCGACGCTTTTGGGCAGCCTGGTCGGCCTGCACGCGCCCGCCTCCGGCAACATCCGCGTCAACGGCCGCACCCCGCACCGCACCCGGCCCGCCGAACTGATCCGCGAGGTCGGCCTCGTCCCGCAGGACCCGCGCGACCTGCTCTACGGCGAGAGCGTCGTCGCCGAGTGCGCTGCTGCCGACGCCGACGCGGGCGCCACTCCGGGCACCTGCCGCGCCCTGGTCGAGCGGCTGTTGCCCGGCATCGCCGACACCGCCCACCCGCGCGACCTCTCCGAGGGCCAGCGGCTCACCCTCGCCCTGGCCGTCGTGCTCACCGCCCGGCCCCCGCTGCTGCTGCTCGACGAGCCGACCCGGGGCCTCGACTACGCGGCGAAGGCCCGGCTGGTGGAGATCCTGCGCGGTCTCGCGGGTGAGGGCCACGCGGTGCTGCTGGCGACGCACGACGTCGAACTGGCCGCCGAACTCGCCCACCGCACGGTGATCCTGGCCGAGGGCGAGATCGTCGCGGACGGGCCGACGGCGGACGTGGTGGTCTCCTCGCCCGCTTTCGCTCCGCAGGTGGCCAAGGTCCTCGCTCCCGGCCCGTGGCTCACCGTCCACCAGGTGGCGGAGGCGCTGGCCTCATGAGCCGCCCCGTCCCGCTCGGCCGCCGCTCCGTCGCGGCGCTTCTCCTGGTTTCGTTCGTCGGTGTCACCGCCTTCGGCTGGCCGCTGCTCGCCTCCACCAAGTCCTCCCTGGTCGGCCATTGCGCCGACGCGCCCTGGCTGTTCGCCCTGCTCCTGCCGCTCCTGCTCGCCGTCGTGATCGCCCAGATCTCCGAGGGCCGTTCGGCGGGCGGCGGCGCTCCCGGCCTGGACGCCAAGTCCGTCGCCCTGCTGGGTGTTCTGGCCGCGGCCGGCGCCGCCCTCCGCCCCCTCGGCGCGGGGACGGCGGGCCTGGAGCCGATGTTCTTCCTGATGGTGCTGTCCGGGCGGGTGCTGGGCCCGGGCTTCGGCTTCGTCCTCGGCGCGCTGTCGATGTTCGCCTCCGCGCTGCTGACCGGCGGCGTCGGGCCGTGGCTGCCGTTCCAGATGCTCGCGATGGGCTGGGTCTGCCTCGGCGCGGGCCTTCTCCCCGGCTCCGCCCGTGTGCGCGGTCGCCGCGAACTCGTCCTGCTCGCGGGGTACGGGGCCGCCGCCTCCCTCCTGTACGGCACGATCATGAACCTTCAGGGCTGGCCCTACATCGGCGGCCTCTCCAGCTCCGTCTCCTTCGTCCCCGGCGATCCGCTCCCGGCCAACCTGCTCCGCTTCGCCACCTACTGCCTCACCACGTCCCTGGGCTGGGACCTGCCTCGGGCCGCCTTGACCGTCGTGCTGTGCCTCACCCTCGGCACCCCCGTCCTGCGCGCCCTGCGCCGCACGACGCGACGGGCCGCCTTCGCCGCACCGGTGACCTTCCGGCCACCGGGTGAGTGAAACCCCGTCTAAGGCTTCTCGCAGGAGTTGCAGAGCTGCCCATCCACCGCGACAGGCCGCCCGCACATCCCGTCCCGCCCGGGACATTCATGTCGCCGCGCCCCGTCCACGGCATGGCGGGGCGAAGGGACGGACGGCACCTTCGCCAACCGCGCCGCGAGAATCGCCCCCACGCTGTGGGTGACCGTCTCCGGTAGCGGCGCGGAAAGGATCCCCGTCAGCGCATCGCGCGTCCAGCCCCTCGCGAGCAGCCCCTCCACCCGCGTGGCCTGGTCGGTCAGCGGCTTGCCCGCCAACGCCATGCGCGGGTCGCGCCGCCCGAGTTCGAGCAGCAGCGCCATGCCGACCGTCAACTTCTCGGATGGACGGACGGAAGGGACTTCCACTTCCTTGAGAACCATCTTCTTGGAAGGGCTTCCCGTCCTCCCGGCGGCTGCCGCCCCAGCTCCAGGCGAACCGGCGGCCGGGGACACGGGAAGCGGCGGCACGGTGTGAACCGCCTTGCCCGTCACCGGCACTTCGTGGACCGAGACGACGGTCCGGACCTGCCCGGTCAGCGGGTCCCGCTGCGTCCGCCGCACGTAGTGCCCGGCCGTCTCCAGCTCGCGAAGGGCGCGCGCCACAGTCGCCCGCCCCTCCACGCTCTTCGCGGCGAGCGTGCGGACGTCCTCGCGAGCCCCGTCGGGCAGGCTGAGCAGGTACCCGAGCAGGCCACGCGCCGCCCAACTCAGCGAGTGCTTCCGGACGACGTGCCCGTTGTCGAGGATCGTGTACCCGGGGGCATGCCGAGGGATACGATTGATGTGCATTCGGGAGCCCTTTACTCCTAGTGCCATACCCCGGGGTGTTGGTAGCACCGCCGGGGCTCACTGTTTGCGGAGCGCTGATAGCCGCCCGCGCCGCAATGTTCACCGTAATGCGGCAACGATGCGTCAAACTCCGATCTCAGTCACCCATTCGGGCGGCGCAAGCGCACACAGCCCAGCGCGCCCCAGGCTCACGCAGCCCGGGGCGCGCTGTTCGCATTGAGTTCGCGACGGGCTCAGGCCTTCGGGCCCGCCGACTGGACGACCTCGAAGGACCAGAGGGTGGAGCCGGTGGCGGCGGGGCGCTTGGGCGCCTCGCCCTCCGCACCGCCACGGTGGGCGGCCTGCATGGGGCCCTCCATCCAGGCCTTGAAGTCCTCCTCGCTGCGCCAGCGGGTGTAGACCAGGTACTGATCGGTGCCCTCGACCGGGCGGAGGAGCTCGAACCACTCGAAGCCGTCCGAGTTCTCCACGGCGCCGGCCCGCGAGGCGAACCGCCTCTCCAGTTCCTCGCGCTGCTCGGCGGGAACCGTCAGTACGTTGATCTTGACGACGGACATGCCGCTCCTTCTCGTCCGCCGGGGCTCGCGAACGGCCGCCGGCTCGGTTACTGCGAGCAGTCTCCTACACCTCACACCCCGTAGGTCAGGCGATCCACGGCGGCACGACGCGCTCGTCGTTCTTCGGCGCGAGGCCGCAGGCGCCCTCGGGGGTGACGGCGTCCGGGTTGTAGGCGTGCGCCGGGGACGGACCGGCGACGACGGCGGTGAAACCCTTGTCGGTCGTGACCCGCGGGCGGCGCCGGCCGGCAGGACGAGGGTGTCGCCGGCGGCGACGGCTACCGTGTCGCCGGCGAGGTCGACGGTGGCGGTGCCGCTCAGGAACGTCCAGATCTGCTCGACGTCTGCGGACTTGCCACCACAGACGCATCAATTTCCTTGGATCGGCAGGAAGTTGTCAGGCGCGGCTCGCCCCGATCTCCGCGATCGACCTGACCGTCTTCACCGGCGCGACCCGCTGCTGGCGTCATTCCCTCCGGCGGCCCTGGCGCACCGGCCCGGGCGGCCGGCCGGCACAGAAGGAGCAGCTGAGGCCGGATCCGCGCCGGTGATCACTCCGCGCTCACCAAGCCACCGAAATACTGCCGGAATTGCTCTGGTTTGCACCGCCCGCGCGAGCCGACCGTAACCGCCACAACAGTCACCCTCACCTCGACTGTTCATCAGGGGCCAACCACCACCAACCGGTACAACCCCACCGCGGGACGGTCGGACGGCCCTGTCCACCCTCAGGGACGTCCTGCATAATCAGGCGCGATCGCGAGCCCGGGACCGCCCCGGACAGCACGCCCGAGACCCGAGGAGGACCGGCCGATGCCGGACCAGCACTGCCCGACGTGCGGCACCGCACGCTCCGCCGGGTGCGGCTGCCTCCCGGATCCGAGCCTCACCGAGACCACCGTCCTCCCGCACGTCGAGGGCCCGCCGCTGGTCCGCCCGTACGTGCCGCAGGCGGCCGGCCAGGTGGCCGAGGAGCCGCGACCGCCCGCCGACCCGTTCGCGACCACCGTCCTGCCGCCGGTCGCCCCGATGCAACCGCCGTTCGCCCCCGTGCAGCCCCCGCTCGGGCCGCCTCCGCTCGGGCCGGACGCCGACGCCTACGCCACCACCGTCCTGCCGCCGATGCCCCCGACCGGGCCCGGGGCGTACGCGACGACGGTGCTGCCCCCCGTGGGACAGCCGGGGCACCCCCAGCCCGGGGACGACATCGGCTTCTTCCCGTTCGACCAGTCGGCACCCGAACCAGAGCCCGCCGGAGGGCGGGCCGTGCGGCGGGCGGCCGAGCAGGCCGAGCAGAGCCCCATCGCCCGGCACAAGATGCTGATCGCGGGCGTCGGGGCCGGGCTGCTGGCGCTCACCGTCGGCCTCGCGTACGCGGTGACGCCCTCGCCCGAGCCGGTCCACCAGGCGCAGCCGCTGCCCACCAACACGCTCGTGCCCGCGCCGATGGACCCGACCACCCAGGCCGCCCCGACCCCGAGCTCGGCGCCGCCCACCAGCGAGACGCCGAGCCCGACGCCCACCAGAACGACCAGGCCGAGCCCGACCAGAACGGCCACCCCCACCCCCACCCCGACGCCGACCCCCACGCCCACCCCGACACCGATGCCCACCCCCACCCCGACACCGACGCCCACCCCCACCCCGACACCGACGCCCACCCTGCGGGTGCTCCAGGTCGGGATGATCGGGGCCGACGTCAGGGACATGCAGCAACGCCTCTGGGCCGCCGAGTGCGGACTCGTCGACAAGTCGATCATCTCCGGCACCTTCGACGACTGGACGAGGACGGTGCTCATGAGCTACCAGCGGGACAACCGCATCAAGGGCGAGACCGGCGTCTACGGCCCCAAGACCCAGGCCGCCCTCGCCTCCGACCAGGGCTGCTGAACCCGGCGCCCTGCCGTCCGTCAGCCGATGACGGCCTTGACGATGCCGACGGCCGCCAGCACCACCATGATCGCCGCCGCGACCCGGACGATCAGCTTCATCGGCACGTGCTTCAGCAGCTTCTGCCCGCCCACGATGGCGATCCCGCCGACCGCGCACAGCGCCAGCCACGCGCCGAGGCCGACCGCCGCCGGATCGGCGTACTTGGCGGCCAGGTTGGCGGTCATGATCTGGGTGAGGTCGCCGAACTCGGCGACCGCGACGACCGCGAAGCTCGCCCCGGCCACCTTCCAGAAGCTGTTCGCGGACGGCTCCTTGGCGGCATGCCCGTCCTCGTCGTCCCCGCCGTGGAAGAGCAGCATCGCGGCGCCGACGAGGAACAGCGCCGCGGTGACGCCCTCCACCCAGCGGTGCGGCAGCAGCGAGAGCAGGTGCCCGGCGGCCAGGGCGAGGCCCACGTGGAGCGCGAAGGCGGCGGCGATGCCCGCGAAGACGTAGCTCGCGCGGTACCTGGTGCCGAGCACCAGGCTGGCCAGGGCGGTCTTGTCCGGCAGTTCGGCCAGGAAGATGATGCCGAACGTCAGGACGGCCACGGTCAAACTCATCGGGATCGGATTCCTCGGTCGGGCTGTCCGGCCGCCGCGGTTCCGTCAGGGGTCGCCTCGGCCCGACAGCACTGGTCATGGTCACAGCACTGCGGCCGAAGGTCTCGCCGGCACCGCTCACCGAGCGATGCCCCGGGCGCCGGGCCCCGGGGGGGCCAGTATGTCGACGGTCCGGTGGAGGGCTACTCCCCTTCAACGCCGTCCAGGGTACCCGACGAGGTCGGGTCAGCAGTCCGGCGCCCGAGTCCGCAGGAGCCGCCGGCGTTCATACCCAGCTGGTGAACCACATCCGGTCCTGCCAGGACGTCAGCGGGATCACCTCCGCCGTGTACAGCGGGTAGAAGAAGGCGAAGCACCCGACGATCGCGAGCACGATCAGCCCGGCCGCCGCCGCGCCGATCCGGCGGCGCCGGGGGGTGCAGCCGGGCGGGCCGAGGATCGCGCCGAGCAGCTGCGCGACGGCCAGGCACAGGAACGGCACCAGGACGACCATGTAGAAGGAGAAGATCGTCCGCTCCTGGTACTGGAACCAGGGCAGGTAGATCCCGGCCACCGCGCACAGCACGGCACCGGAGCGCCAGTCGCGGCGGAAGAACCACCGCCAGAGCAGGTAGACCAGCGCGAAGCAGGCCGTCCACCACAGCAGCGGGGTGCCGAGGCCGAGGATCTGCGCCGCACAGCCGCCGGGGGCGGTGCAGCCCCGCTGCCCGATGGGGACCTGCTCCCAGTACATGGAGACCGGGCGGCCGACGACCAGCCAGCTGAACGGGTTCGACTGGTAGGTGTGCGGGGTGCTCAGCCCGGTGTTGAAGTCGTACATCTGCGAGTGGTAGTGCCAGAGGCTGCGCAGCGGCGCGGGCACCCAGCTCATCGACACCTGCGGCAGCGGGATGCCGAGGAAGCTGTCCGGGGATAGCCCGGCCCGACCGTCGGCCCAGTGCCGGTCGTACCCGCCGCCGCCGTTGCCGCCGCTCGCGAACCAGCCGCTCCAGGCGCCGACGTAGACGACGACGGCGGAGCCGACCATGGCGAGGAAGGCGGGCACGGCGTCCCGGCGCAGCATCGAGCGCCAGGGGCGGCGGGCGCCGGCCCAGCGGCGGCCGGACTGGTCCCAGAGCA
The nucleotide sequence above comes from Streptomyces kaniharaensis. Encoded proteins:
- a CDS encoding ECF transporter S component, giving the protein MSRPVPLGRRSVAALLLVSFVGVTAFGWPLLASTKSSLVGHCADAPWLFALLLPLLLAVVIAQISEGRSAGGGAPGLDAKSVALLGVLAAAGAALRPLGAGTAGLEPMFFLMVLSGRVLGPGFGFVLGALSMFASALLTGGVGPWLPFQMLAMGWVCLGAGLLPGSARVRGRRELVLLAGYGAAASLLYGTIMNLQGWPYIGGLSSSVSFVPGDPLPANLLRFATYCLTTSLGWDLPRAALTVVLCLTLGTPVLRALRRTTRRAAFAAPVTFRPPGE
- a CDS encoding SCO2322 family protein, with the protein product MTNRSAARRRRGALLAALLGVMLVAASAVPAEAAGYRYWSFWKGDGSGGWAYQQQGPAVYVPADGGVEGWRFAVSSDGGRDAARPRAGGDFASVCAGTPPQEGRKRVAVVLDFGTAADAGSAEQPPEQRTACAAVPVSATSAEVLAAVAPPLRYDSNGLLCAITGYPKAGCADQLGAGAQPGGSASSGGPDSSGPDLGLIAGGVLVAALAAGAVRQARRRHR
- a CDS encoding antibiotic biosynthesis monooxygenase family protein — protein: MSVVKINVLTVPAEQREELERRFASRAGAVENSDGFEWFELLRPVEGTDQYLVYTRWRSEEDFKAWMEGPMQAAHRGGAEGEAPKRPAATGSTLWSFEVVQSAGPKA
- a CDS encoding prenyltransferase/squalene oxidase repeat-containing protein, whose product is MLTVARLGAAALSAALLAGTAAAPALADSPAPTAAAAPDGLYGKSDPTYDGVWRQSLALTALAAAKVAPADSAVSWLTGQQCEDGGWPSFRASGAGCDAKTEDSNATAVAIQALAALGGHQDAVDKGVQWLKANQNADGSWPYNPGSPGDANSTGLAVNALFAAKADPAGVAKAGKNAFDGLAHFQLGCAVPADQRGAFAYQPDPSAGALAPNALATAQASLAAAGGWLPVAAGVRSDAAPKPLPCPDGAPAAPVARADSAEAVGAYLTAQLAAGGNHLTLTTPGAAPTPDYTATAWAALGLTQSGHPQQAAGALDWLGQNGATWTKGGTDAGATATLLLVTQAAQRDTSALVGQLTALGPAPKAAVSPSAGPTSEKAEDDGIGQYWLIAVGLLIGIGGGLVLSLQRKRGAKL
- a CDS encoding ABC transporter ATP-binding protein, yielding MITFEQVSVQYTDAAAPALSGVDLTVPEGELCLLVGPSGSGKSTLLGTVSGLVPHFTGGTLHGRVTVGGRDTREHRPRELADLVGTVGQDPLAHFVTDTVEDELAYGMESLGLPADVMRRRVEETLDLLGLAELRDRSLTSLSGGQQQRVAIGSVLTVHPRVLVLDEPTSALDPGAAEEVLAVLQRLVHDLGTTVLMAEHRLERVVQYADQVLLLAPGAAPVLGEPAEVMAHSPVHPPVVGLGRLAGWRPLPLSVRDARRKAASLREKLDGHRPAAAPALAGDPIAVAERLAVRRGPVHALRGVDLALRPGEITALMGRNGAGKSTLLGSLVGLHAPASGNIRVNGRTPHRTRPAELIREVGLVPQDPRDLLYGESVVAECAAADADAGATPGTCRALVERLLPGIADTAHPRDLSEGQRLTLALAVVLTARPPLLLLDEPTRGLDYAAKARLVEILRGLAGEGHAVLLATHDVELAAELAHRTVILAEGEIVADGPTADVVVSSPAFAPQVAKVLAPGPWLTVHQVAEALAS
- a CDS encoding dolichyl-phosphate-mannose--protein mannosyltransferase, whose protein sequence is MTQAALTHPPAAPAPAPGRPGPLRRAADRIEWSGWLGPIGVALFAGLLRFWNLGYPNAFVFDETYYPKDAWSLLQQGYEGTWPDHANTDILAVPQSIPLTPASEFIAHPPLGKWVIAIGEQLFGLHPFGWRFMTALLGTVTVLMLARIGRRLFGSTLIGCTAALLMAVDGLQLVMSRVSLLDGVQMFFVLAAFGSLLIDRDHARARLAVAEDGDTVTLGLRPWRIAAGVLVGAAAAVKWNGVMILAAFGILTVLWDQSGRRWAGARRPWRSMLRRDAVPAFLAMVGSAVVVYVGAWSGWFASGGNGGGGYDRHWADGRAGLSPDSFLGIPLPQVSMSWVPAPLRSLWHYHSQMYDFNTGLSTPHTYQSNPFSWLVVGRPVSMYWEQVPIGQRGCTAPGGCAAQILGLGTPLLWWTACFALVYLLWRWFFRRDWRSGAVLCAVAGIYLPWFQYQERTIFSFYMVVLVPFLCLAVAQLLGAILGPPGCTPRRRRIGAAAAGLIVLAIVGCFAFFYPLYTAEVIPLTSWQDRMWFTSWV
- a CDS encoding TMEM165/GDT1 family protein: MSLTVAVLTFGIIFLAELPDKTALASLVLGTRYRASYVFAGIAAAFALHVGLALAAGHLLSLLPHRWVEGVTAALFLVGAAMLLFHGGDDEDGHAAKEPSANSFWKVAGASFAVVAVAEFGDLTQIMTANLAAKYADPAAVGLGAWLALCAVGGIAIVGGQKLLKHVPMKLIVRVAAAIMVVLAAVGIVKAVIG
- a CDS encoding CbiQ family ECF transporter T component; the protein is MRSVTMHASRQVHPGAWWLWALGLGAAATRTTNPAILLLLAAVAGYVVAARRGDAPWSRSYGAFLRLGLLVLGVRLLFAVLLGSPIPGTHVLFTLPEVPLPAWAQGVRVGGRVTAEGLLAALYDGLRLATLLVCVGAANALASPARLLRTLPGALYEAGVAVVVAMTFAPNLVADVRRLRAARRLRGRTDKGIAALLSVGLPVLEGALERSVALAAAMDTRGFGRTADVPPRLARATAALTLAGLLGVCLAAYGLLSADGGGWALPILLLGLAAAFTGLLLGSRRSVRTRYRPDPWTLPEWLTAGSGATVAALTVYLSTRDPAAFAPTVVPPTVPVLPLAAAATVLLGLVPAFATPTPPRRAS
- a CDS encoding peptidoglycan-binding domain-containing protein, with the translated sequence MPDQHCPTCGTARSAGCGCLPDPSLTETTVLPHVEGPPLVRPYVPQAAGQVAEEPRPPADPFATTVLPPVAPMQPPFAPVQPPLGPPPLGPDADAYATTVLPPMPPTGPGAYATTVLPPVGQPGHPQPGDDIGFFPFDQSAPEPEPAGGRAVRRAAEQAEQSPIARHKMLIAGVGAGLLALTVGLAYAVTPSPEPVHQAQPLPTNTLVPAPMDPTTQAAPTPSSAPPTSETPSPTPTRTTRPSPTRTATPTPTPTPTPTPTPTPMPTPTPTPTPTPTPTPTPTLRVLQVGMIGADVRDMQQRLWAAECGLVDKSIISGTFDDWTRTVLMSYQRDNRIKGETGVYGPKTQAALASDQGC
- a CDS encoding helix-turn-helix domain-containing protein; this encodes MHINRIPRHAPGYTILDNGHVVRKHSLSWAARGLLGYLLSLPDGAREDVRTLAAKSVEGRATVARALRELETAGHYVRRTQRDPLTGQVRTVVSVHEVPVTGKAVHTVPPLPVSPAAGSPGAGAAAAGRTGSPSKKMVLKEVEVPSVRPSEKLTVGMALLLELGRRDPRMALAGKPLTDQATRVEGLLARGWTRDALTGILSAPLPETVTHSVGAILAARLAKVPSVPSPRHAVDGARRHECPGRDGMCGRPVAVDGQLCNSCEKP